The Buchnera aphidicola (Takecallis arundicolens) genome has a window encoding:
- the atpA gene encoding F0F1 ATP synthase subunit alpha encodes MQLHSSEISDLIKQRIEKFNILKKIHNEGIIISVSDGIIKIHGITEVMFGEMILLPNNLYALALNLEQDITSAVVLGCYLNITEGMRVYSTGKMLEIPVGANLLGRVVNALGCPIDGQGDIISTLYYPIEQEAPGVIERISVSEPVYTGYKSIDSMVPIGKGQRELIIGDRQTGKTTLAIDTIINQKKSGIFCIYVAIGQKQSTVLHVVKTLEKYDSLSHTVIVNATASEAPVMQYLAPYSGCSIGEYFRDHGKNALIVYDDLSKHAIAYRQISLLLRRPPGREAFPGDIFYLHSRLLERSARINIQSVKRRSNNKISNKTGSLTALPIIETQSGDVSSFIPTNVISITDGQIFLESNLFNIGIRPAINPGISVSRVGSAAQIKIIKTLSSKLRVALAQYRELAAFSQFSTDLDEITKKQLNYGKKITELLKQNQHAPLSVSEQTIIFFAAENGFIDDINVHEIASFEKTILQYFNTYHADLMIQINSTDLYTKDIQDKIINIMKIFKKNTS; translated from the coding sequence ATGCAATTACATTCAAGTGAAATTAGTGATTTAATTAAACAGCGTATTGAAAAATTTAATATATTAAAAAAAATTCATAACGAAGGTATAATTATTTCTGTTAGTGATGGAATTATTAAAATTCATGGTATTACTGAAGTTATGTTCGGTGAAATGATTCTTTTACCTAATAATTTATATGCGTTAGCTTTAAATTTAGAACAAGATATTACAAGTGCTGTAGTATTAGGATGTTATTTAAATATTACAGAAGGTATGCGTGTTTATTCAACAGGAAAAATGCTTGAAATTCCTGTTGGTGCTAACTTATTAGGTCGTGTTGTGAATGCTTTAGGATGTCCTATTGATGGTCAAGGTGATATTATTAGTACATTATATTACCCAATTGAACAAGAAGCTCCTGGGGTTATTGAACGCATTTCGGTATCTGAACCGGTTTATACAGGATATAAATCTATTGATTCTATGGTTCCTATTGGTAAAGGGCAGAGAGAATTAATTATTGGTGATCGACAAACTGGTAAAACTACATTAGCTATAGATACTATTATTAATCAAAAAAAATCAGGTATTTTTTGTATTTATGTTGCTATTGGTCAGAAACAATCAACTGTATTACATGTTGTGAAAACATTAGAAAAATATGATTCTTTATCACATACAGTTATTGTTAATGCTACAGCATCTGAAGCTCCAGTTATGCAATATTTAGCACCATATTCTGGATGTTCTATTGGTGAATATTTTAGAGATCATGGGAAAAATGCATTAATTGTATATGATGATTTATCTAAGCATGCTATTGCATACCGTCAGATATCGCTGTTGTTACGACGTCCTCCAGGACGAGAGGCATTTCCAGGGGATATTTTTTATTTACATTCACGTTTATTAGAAAGGTCAGCACGTATCAATATACAAAGTGTAAAACGACGTAGTAATAACAAAATTTCTAATAAAACAGGATCATTAACAGCTTTACCAATTATAGAAACACAATCTGGAGATGTTTCATCATTTATACCTACAAATGTTATTTCAATAACAGATGGACAAATTTTTCTAGAATCTAATTTGTTTAATATTGGTATTCGTCCTGCTATTAATCCTGGGATATCAGTTTCACGTGTTGGTAGTGCTGCACAGATCAAGATTATTAAAACATTATCATCTAAACTTAGAGTTGCATTAGCGCAATATCGTGAATTAGCGGCATTTTCTCAATTTTCTACTGATTTAGATGAAATAACAAAAAAACAATTAAATTATGGAAAAAAAATTACTGAGCTATTAAAACAGAATCAACATGCTCCACTATCTGTATCAGAACAAACAATTATATTTTTTGCAGCAGAAAATGGTTTTATTGATGATATTAATGTACATGAAATTGCTAGTTTTGAAAAAACTATTTTACAATATTTTAATACATATCATGCTGATTTAATGATCCAAATTAATTCTACAGATTTATATACAAAGGATATACAAGATAAAATTATAAATATCATGAAGATTTTTAAAAAAAATACTAGTTAG
- the atpG gene encoding ATP synthase F1 subunit gamma translates to MANTKTIRNKILSIKNTQKITKTMEMVSISKMKKVTKKLLISAPYLEHLKKIISHFLQGKLSYKHYFLQKKMIAKKIAIIIISSSRGLCGNLNYNVFKKVNYFIKKNQDKNIICDLYIVGMKGILFFKNNRYVNIKKTINFTDNITYKMVSPLITELVQEYQKDNFDKLFIAGNKYNTKNEKTSYLSQLLPLKSIFFRDSGYTKYTTWDYLYEPNSILVLDYTFQKYILFQVLQLILENMVCEQSLRRLIMKTATDNSENIIQELQLLYNKIRQYSITQEIMEIISGASSMN, encoded by the coding sequence ATGGCAAATACAAAAACAATACGTAATAAAATTTTAAGTATAAAAAATACGCAAAAAATTACTAAAACCATGGAAATGGTTTCAATTTCAAAAATGAAAAAAGTAACAAAAAAATTATTGATAAGTGCACCATATTTAGAACACTTAAAAAAAATAATTTCTCATTTTTTACAAGGTAAATTAAGTTATAAACATTATTTTTTACAAAAAAAAATGATAGCTAAAAAAATAGCTATTATTATTATATCATCTAGTCGTGGTTTATGCGGTAATCTAAATTATAATGTTTTTAAGAAAGTGAATTATTTTATTAAAAAAAATCAAGATAAGAATATAATTTGTGATTTGTATATTGTAGGAATGAAAGGTATATTGTTTTTTAAGAACAATCGTTATGTTAATATTAAAAAAACTATTAATTTTACTGATAATATTACATATAAGATGGTATCTCCGCTAATTACAGAATTAGTACAAGAATATCAAAAAGATAATTTTGATAAATTATTTATTGCAGGTAATAAATACAATACAAAAAATGAAAAAACATCATATTTATCACAATTATTACCTTTAAAATCAATTTTTTTCAGAGACTCTGGGTATACAAAATATACTACTTGGGATTATTTATATGAACCAAATTCAATATTAGTTTTAGATTATACGTTTCAGAAATATATTTTATTTCAAGTACTGCAATTAATACTAGAAAACATGGTATGTGAACAATCATTAAGAAGATTAATTATGAAAACTGCCACTGATAACAGTGAAAACATAATTCAAGAATTACAGTTGTTATATAATAAGATACGTCAATATAGTATTACACAAGAAATTATGGAAATTATTTCAGGTGCATCAAGTATGAATTAA